The genomic window TTAAGCCTGATAATATTTGGTTACAACCTAATGGTAGAGATGGTTACAATGTAAAAATATTAGATTTTGGATTAGCTAGGCTAAGAGATAATACTCTAAATCCTAGCCCTGTTAGTAAGCTCATAGGCAAATCCACTAATTTACCTACTAATCCACTAAATACACAAGTAGAAACAATAGCTCAACTCCCGAATCAACAAATAACTAAATTTTTTGTAGATGAAGAAGCATATACAAAAGTACTAGTTAATAGAAGTAGTAACAATGAAGTTAAGACATTAAAGATAAATAAAGTTGTTACTGTTGGAGATATAGATCCTAAGACCGTTCCTGAATGGTTAACTAGAGTTGGGATTATAATAGGTACTCCTCTTTATATGTCTCCTGAACAGTGTGCTGGTACTGAACTTGATGCTCGATCTGATATTTATAGTTTAGGTATTATCATTTATCAAATGCTTGCTGGGGAGACTCCTTTTTCTGGTAACACGTACCAGCTTATTGAAAAACATAAAAAGGAACAACCAGTTAATTTGAGAGAAAAAAGAAAAGAGCTTCCCAAAGATGTTACAGAATTAGTAATGTCCACATTGTCTAAAAAGCCAGAAGATAGGCCAAAAAGCTCTTTACTTATAGCTAAGGTACTTCGTTTGTGTGCAAAAGGCGTTGACCTTGCATTATTAGAATCGAAAGAATTTTTTTATACTCACTATTTCAAGTTTATTGTTCCATTAAGTATTGTTTCGCTTCCTTTTTTAATTCCTTATCTGTTTTTTTATGTAATTTTTCTTGTTAACCTTCATCAGTTAGCAGATAAGACATTATCTGTTTCTTTGGCAGAAAGTGTTTTTGATTTCTTATCTCAACCTTATACACTAACAGTAGTATTTCTTCTTTGGGGACAGATTATTTTTGGGACTTGCTTAATTATGATTGAGCAACTTCATAGTAATCCAAATAGCTCAATTAAACTTAAATTTATAGTAAAAACACTATTAGGACATTTTCCTGAAATAGTAGTTGCCCAAATTTTGTCTGTTGCTATGTTTGTTCTAAAATTTATACCATCAAATGTTTTAACAACCTTTAAGTTTAATCTATCTTGGAAAAAGCCTTGGCGAGGGCATTCGTTTAAGGTTGCAAGTATTTTGTTTGAGGAGAAGACTAGATATAGTGCTTTAGAAAGTTCTCAGTCAGTTGTTAAACTATTGTTTTCTTTTGTTAGATCGCTTAGATCTCGCCAAATAGGGTTTTGGCTCCAAGCATTTTTGGTTGGTGGTATCTATTTTGTAGTTGTTCTTCCAGCAACAGCCAATATTACGATGGGAGCAAAAGGAGAGTTTTCCCCAGGAGTGTTGGAAATGGTAAGCATAGGTTTTGCAGTTCTTATGTCTTTACTTATCACATTTTATCTTTTTTTAAACTATATAGTAATTGCTATTACTTTATCTAATCTATACTTAGAAATTAAGTTAGAGCCTAACAAAATACTAGAAAATATATCTAAAGATAGACAATCACGAAATAGATTTTCAAGATCTTTGTTCACTCAACATTTTTTTGCAATCTGGTCTAACATCAAGGAATTTAAGTTGCTAATAGGTTTAATGATTGCAATGTGGTTAATATCCATAAATGATTCATTTTTTTATGAATCTCATTTCATACCTGATGTTATAAGTATTTGGCATGGAATATCATATGTGCAGCCTAACTATGTTCCTGATACTAATCGCTTAGTAGTAGAGGCTGTATATATGGGTAAAGTTGAAACTGTAAGGTGGTTGTTGGAACAACCAAAATATGTTGATGTAAGGACTAAAAGTTCTACTGGAAAAAACTTACTATTTATTGCAGCGCAAAGCGGTAATTTAGAAATGGTACGTTTATTAGCAAAAACACGCAAGGGATTACTATTAGATTTACCAAATGATCAAGGAGATTCTCTTTTAATATATTTGGTAAAACAGCCTTTAAGTAATAATAGGAAACAGGTTATTGAAGAACTAATTTCTCTAGGAGCCAATACAGATCTTAAAAATAGAGAAGCAAAAACAGCCTTGGATGTTGCTCAAGAAACTAACCAAAATGAAATCATAGAAATACTAAAAAATGCAAAGAAGAAATAACTTTCTAAAAATAAATAGGATGGGAAATAAACTTCCCATCCTTGAAATTGCCTAACAAATGAGGTTAGAGGTTATAGCTACTAGAAAACGTTTCCTAAAAAATTAAGCTGCTGATGCAACGATACTAGGTATTACATAAGCACTAGCATCAAAGCCTTCTATTGCATTGTTTAGCACTTGCTCAATGGTTTTTACAGGTATAAATTCCATTTCTTGTTTTACTTCAACTGGTAATTTAACCAGGTCTTTTTCATTAGCTTTAGGCATAATGATTCGACGAATACCGGCCCGACGTGCTGCTAAGACTTTTTCTTTAAGCCCACCTATTGGTAAAACTAGTCCGGAAAGTGTAATTTCACCAGTCATTGCAGTATCGGCACGCATAGCTTTATTTAAGTAAAGCGAAGCAAGCGCGGTGGTCATTGTAATACCGGCTGATGGGCCATCTTTTGGAACTGCTCCAGCAGGCACATGCAAATGTAGTCCAGCATTCTTAAAGACCTCTCGATCTATACCAAAGCGATGAGAATTTGCCCAAAGATAACTCATTGCTGCCCGTGCGGATTCTTTCATTACATCGCCAAGTTGACCAGTTAGAGTTAGGTCTTTGCCTCCTGGTAGAAGTGTTGCTTCAATATAAAGAACATCGCCTCCTACAGGTGTCCAAGCTAGGCCGGTTGCTACACCTGGCTGTAATTCTGTTCGCATTTCTTCGGGTAAAAACTTATCTGGCCCAAGTAGATCATCTAGCATTGAAGGTTCAATTTTCATTTCAGCTACTTCACTTAGAGCAATTTTTACAGCTACTTTTCTGGCTAACTGTCCTAAGGTGCGCTCTAGTTGGCGTACTCCAGCTTCACGAGTATAAGAACTAATTAGCTCGCTAATAGTTTTTTCATCTATTTGAATTTGAGCATCTGTTAAGCCAGTTTCTTTTAGTTGTCTTGGTAAGAGATAGCGTTTAGAAATTTCTAGTTTTTCTTGTTCTGTGTAGCCAGATAGAGAAATTACTTCCATGCGGTCTAAAAGTGGCCCAGGAATAGTTTCTAAACTATTGGCTGTACAGATAAAAAACACTTTGGAAAGATCAAAAGGCAAGCTTTAACACTGCTAAATGCTCAATAATACGGTCTTTAATATCATTTAACCCATAGTGATCTTCTGCCAACACTTCACGAGCATGTTTTAAGTCTAAATTATCCGTTGTGGCTTTATGCCAAGGAAGTTCTAACACTACATCTAAATAAGTGCGGATTACTTGATGATCTGGTGCAGCAGGTGGAAGTTTTTCTAAACGTTTCATTTCACGATTAACTTCTTTTAGAACTTCTGCTGGCAGATTAGCTTCATCAATTTTTTGACGGAGCATTTCTAGTTCTGCTTTTTCTGGATCTTCTTCTCCTAATTCTTTTTGAATTTGTTTTAATTGCTGTCTAAGCACATATTCGCGTTGTGCTTTATGGATTTCTGCTTGAGCATCACCTTGAATTTTTTGACGTAATTCTAAGACTTGCACTTCATGTGTTAAATACTCATGCATTGTTTTAAGCAAATCTAGTTTAGTGTTAGCTTCTAAGAGCTTTTGTTCCTTGTCTATTTCCATATGAAATAGAGTTGCTAACATATAGCTTAATTTTACAGGGTCTTCGGTTGAAACTACGATGGATGTTAGATCTTCTGGTACGTTTTGCAACATTGATAAAGATTTTCCTACTAAATCATTAATTGCACGGTGTAGGGCTTCAGTTTCTGTTGAAGACTCTTTTAAGTCGGCTAATGGCTCAACTGTACCTAATAAATAGTTATTATCTGTTATATCAACACTATTTATTTTTACTCGCCCAATTCCTTGAACAATTAATTGTAGATTATTTTCATTCATACGAATTGAGCGTTTAATTACTGCTAATGTGCCAATATTATATAGATCATTTTGGCTTGGTTCTTCAGTTGCCACCTCCTTTTGTGTCACCAAAACAACTAGCTTTTCTTCTGTATTAGTAGCCGCTTCAGCCGCAGCTAGTGAGCGAGTTCGTCCAACAGAAAGTGGCAACACCATATAGGGAAATACTACTGTATTTTTTAAAGAAATTATTGGGTATTGAGTAGTAGACAAATTCATAGTTTTAACCTCCTGAACACTATCTCTTCTTTAGTTAGTGCTGTTTGTCCTTCTATTGGTGTGCCATCACCGCCGGAAGTTTGTTAAAGAAGTTGAGTGTTTAATTATCAAGTATTTTGCGTGACTGAATGAATCTTACAGAAAGCATTTTAATTTGTCCAAGGAAAATTTCTAAAAATTTCCTGGAAAAATATGCTTGACAAGTTAACACTCAACTTTTATGATGCAAACACAATCAAGTTAAATTAATACTTAATCATCGATAAAAATTTTTGGAGGTAATTATGACCAAACCAGTAGCTGCAAAAAGTCTTGCTAACTTAGAAAAACAATTAAATTCTTTATTTAACCCAGCCGCTTTTTCTGTAAGTGCTGAGGACTTAGGTTTTGCAGGTCACGGGCCAGCAATAGATATTTGTGAAGATGACAACAATCTATATCTAATTGCAGATTTGCCAGGCTTTCGCTCAGAAAATGTTCAAATCCGCTATGAAAACCGCACTTTAACGGTTTCTGGTGAGAAGGTACACGAAGAGTTACCTAATGTGCGCTATCACCGTACAGAAAGCTTTTCTGGACGTTTTCAACGCTCGTTTTCACTTCCATTAGATATAGATATAGAAAAGATAGGTGCTGAACTAAAAAACGGGTTGTTAACTATTACGTTACCAAAACAAGAAGTACATAAACCAAGACAAATTACCGTAAAAGTAAATTAGTTAGTAAAAATCTTAAATAAAGGAAATTAATTTTGGAGGCAAGATTATGAAAAATAATAAATCATTTACCAATCCTTATAGAGCAATGAGCGATTTAGGGCAACTGCAAAAGTTTTACCAAGAATTTTTTGGTATACCAACACGCACTAATAACAGTACAACAGAAGAATGGTCGCCAGTAGTTGATATTTATGAGACAAAAGATGAATTAGTCTTAGAAAGTCAATTGCCTGGTATGAGTGAAGCAGACTTTAAGCTTAGTGCAGAAAACAATATTTTAACATTAACAGGTGAACGCAAATTTGTTGATCAACCCAAATATAAACTTCATCGTCAAGAACGCCCTCAAGGGACATTTGAGCGTAGTTTTACTGTACCTAGCACATTTGATTTAGGAAAAGTTTCAGCTAGTTATAAAGAAGGTATCTTAAAAGTAAGTGTACCTAAAAGAGTAGAAGCAAAACCACGTCAGATTGAAGTAAAAATAGTTTAATAAAGTTTAACAAACATAGGGTTAATCCTTAGATTAACCCTATGAGTGAGGTGATGTTATGGATATAAATAAAATGACACAAAAAGCACAAGCAGCTATTTTGGCTGCTCGCACAATTGCAACCAAAAATGCCAATCCAGAAGTTGATGTTGAGCATTTGCTCTTAGCTCTTTTAGAACAAGAAAACGGTCTTGCTCCAGCTATTTTAGAAAAAGCAGGAATTGCATCAGACATTGTTCGTAACCACCTCGCAAAAGAAGTTGACAAGTTGCCAAAAGTAAGTGGTGGTAGCGTTAGCTTAGAGCAAATGTATATTACTCAGCGATTAAATAAAGTTTTTGTTGTAGCTGAGGATGAAGCTAAAAGACTTAAGGATGAGTATATTTCCGTAGAACATTTTCTTTTAGCAATTGTTAAAGAAGGAAAACGACATCCAGCAGGCAAGTTACTCCATGAAATGGGTTTAAGTGAAGACCGTTTAATGAAAACTTTGCAAGAAGTACGTGGTAAACAACGGGTGACATCTCAAAATCCAGAAGAAACCTATCAATCATTAGAAAAATATGGACGAGATCTTACAAAACTAGCTCGTCAAGGCAAAATTGACCCAGTAATTGGGCGAGATGATGAGATCCGTCGAGTTATTCAAGTCCTGTCCAGGCGTACTAAAAATAATCCTGTCTTAATTGGTGAGCCAGGCGTAGGTAAAACCGCTATTGTAGAAGGTTTAGCAACAAGAATTATTCGCGGTGATGTGCCAGAAGGCTTAAAAGATAAACTAATTGTTGCCCTAGATATGGGTGCTTTAATTGCTGGTGCTAAATATCGAGGTGAGTTTGAAGAACGCTTAAAGGCGGTTTTAACGGAAGTTTCAGAATCTCAGGGGAAAATCATTCTTTTTATTGATGAACTCCACACAATTGTAGGTGCAGGAAAAACAGAAGGCGCGATGGACGCAGGCAATTTATTAAAACCAATGCTAGCACGTGGTGAACTACATTGTATTGGTGCTACTACCTTAGATGAATATCGTAAATATGTTGAAAAGGATGCAGCACTTGAACGACGTTTTCAACCAGTGCTAGTTAATGAACCTACAGTAGAAGACACTATCTCTATACTTCGAGGCTTAAAAGAACGCTATGAAGTCCATCATGGAACTAGAATTAAGGATTCTGCTTTAGTTTCGGCTGCTGTACTTTCACAACGCTATATTTCAGACCGATTTTTGCCCGACAAAGCAATTGACTTAGTAGATGAGGCCGCAGCACGTTTAAGAACCGAAATTGATTCAATGCCTCAAGAATTAGACGAAATCTTGCGCCGTGGAATGCAATTAGAAATTGAAAAAGAAGGTCTAAAACGAGAGACTGATAACCCATCAAAAGATAGGTTACAAAAATTAGAAAAAGAATTGGCAGATCTTCGCGCTCAATCTGATTCCTTAAAAGCTCAATGGCAAGTTGAAAAGCAAGCTGTGTTAAGACTTCGCAAACTAAGAGAAGAAATTGAGCAAACCAAAATGGATATTGAACGAGCCGAGCGAGATTATGACTTAAATCGAGCAGCAGAACTTCGCTATGGTAAGCTTGCTACGCTAGAAAATAAGCTTAAGACAGAAGAAGAGCATTTATTTAAGAAGCAAGGTGTTAACCGGATGATTAAGGAAGAAGTGGACGAAGAAGACATTGCAGCAATTGTAAGTCGTTGGACACATATTCCTGTTAGCAAATTATTACAAGGTGAAATCGATAAGTTACTTAACCTTGATGAATGTTTGCATCATCGTGTAGTTGGTCAAGATGAGGCGGTTCAAGCTGTGTCAGATGCAATTGTCCGCGCTCGATCTGGGCTAAAAGATCCAAATCGTCCAATAGGCTCATTTATTTTCCTTGGCCCAACTGGTGTAGGGAAAACCGAACTTGCTCGCGCACTAGCAGAGTTTCTTTTTGATGATGAGCAAGCAATGGTTCGGCTGGACATGAGCGAATATATGGAAAAACATTCCGTTTCCCGCTTAATTGGCGCACCTCCTGGTTATGTTGGTTATGATGAAGGGGGCCAGTTGACGGAATCCGTTAGACGTAAGCCTTACTCAGTGATTTTATTTGATGAAATTGAAAAGGCTCATCCAGATGTTTTTAATGTGCTATTGCAAATACTTGATGACGGACGTTTAACTGATGGTCAAGGTCGTATGGTTGACTTTAAGCACACTGTAATAATTATGACATCTAACATAGGTAGCCAGCTAATTTTAGACTATAGCAGCAAGGGTAATGATGAAGCAGCTTATGAAAAAATGAAACGCGGTGTTTTAAGTGCAATGCGTGGAGCATTTAAGCCAGAATTTCTAAACCGTGTTGATGAAATAGTTGTTTTCCATGCTTTAGGCGTTGAACACTTAAAACAAATAGTTGATATTCAAATTGCACGTCTTCAAAAACGGCTTGATGAAAGAAATATCAAACTTGCAATGACAGATGAAGCAAAGGAATTTTTGGTAAAAAGTGGCTATGAAGCTAGCTATGGTGCTAGACCTTTGAAACGAGCCATTCAACGAGAAATTGAAACACCTTTAGGGCGTGATCTCTTGCGCGGTAAGGTCAAAGATAATCAAACGGTTGTAGTTAGTGTTGCAAATGAGGCCTTAAGTTTTATGGGTATATCTGAGGAAGCTTTCTTGTCTGGTAAACGGGGGGTTGCTACGGCATAAAAGCGCTTAAAAAAAGTGAGAAAGGCTAGCTTGATTTAATGGGCTAGCCTTTTTTGTATTTCCTGCCAACTTAATTTTTATCCTACTCACTTGTAACTTAAACTACCTATTTCACTAACAAACTAGGAATAACTGATGATCACAATAATAGACTATGGCGCAGGAAATTTACGTAGTGTAGAAAAAGCTTTTGCTGCTGTTGGTGTTGAGACAGAAATAGCTAGCAATAAAGATTTGTTGATGCAGGCTAAAGCACTAGTTCTACCTGGTGTTGGTGCATTTGGTGAAGCAATGGATTGTTTGCGAGCAAAGGAATTTGACCAAATAATTTTAAGTGCTGCTAAGATGGGTAAACCTATTTTAGGTGTTTGTCTAGGCTATCAACTATTATTTGAAGAAAGTGAAGAGTTTGGACTACATAAAGGATTAGGTTTATTGCCTGGGCGAGTAGTTCGCTTTCCAAAAAATGATTTGCATGTGCCGCATGTTGGTTGGAATCAAGTACATAAACATCAAGATCACCCAATTTTATTTAATATTGCTAATAATAGTTTTTTTTATTTTGTACATTCTTTTTATGTTGAGCCTAGTGTAAATAGTGATGTAATTGGGCTAACTGATTATGGAGTAAACTTTTGTGCTATTGCTGGGCGGGGTAATGTTGTTGGCGTGCAATTTCACCCAGAGAAAAGCCAACAAGCAGGGCTAACTTTATTAAAAAATTTTTATTCACAATTAAAATAAAAGATAGGTAATAAACAGTAAGTTCTGTCTTTTAAGCTCCCTAATAAAGAGTCCATAAAATTCCTGTCATATATTTTAATCAGGTTATGTTAAATCATACGTAGGGTTTCAACCCTATGCTACATATCTTTCGCCCCGTTGGGGCTTTAAGAAATAAAAACATCAGAAAACTTTGTTTACGCTGTATTTAGCTTATGGAAAAAATAAAGCTTAGCTAAAATCTAACACTTTTATTTGTGATTATCAGATTTATCTTAATGAACTATCTTCAATAAAATTAACTAGCAGATATTAGTTAAAAATAATATCTTGATAAATTTCACGTAAAGCTAAAGTAAAGTCAATTGAAGAAAGGTAAATAGAGCTTTCTAGTCCATTAATTTGACTTGATTGCCAAGTATTATCTTCAGATTTAACATAATGAATAATGCTAGCATTACTTTGTTCAACTAATAGATATTCTCTAAAGCTTTCAATTGATTGATATAATGTAAACTTAGCACCTTTATCATAAAACTGGCTAGTTGGGGAAAGAACTTCTGCTATTAATAATGGATTTACCAAAGTTGCAATTCCGCCAATAGTCTCAAACTCTAAGTTTCCACAAGCAACTAAAAGATCAGCATAACGAAAAGGAGGTGCTAGAGGTACTTTGATGGCAACTTCCCCACTCATTGCACGGCAAGGGTGGTTTTGTAACTGAATTTTCAAACTGGTTAAAAGGTTGTCTGCTATTAAAGTATGATTTTGACTTCCGCCAAACATCAAAAAAATTTGCCCATTCCAATATTCATACTTTTCTTCTGAAGTCTTAACTAATTGAAAATATTCTTCTAAAGTGTAAAAAGGTTTTAGTTTTGCTGACATTATTTAACCTTAGATTTTATTTAATATATTTTTAGAAAGTATAGCAGCCAGAGGAATTTAAGATAATTACTATTTAAGAATTTATGGTAACTTCTTTGTTTTCTCTGTTTAGCTCACGGAAGAAATATAGCCCAACTAAAGCAGGCACCAAAGAATTGATTATGTAGGCTAGAAATGTTGCATTAAAAGCTACTTCTTTAGCAATAGTAAATAAAGCAAATAATGCTACTGACGTGCTTTCACGTACTCGTAAACCACTAATTGTAATAGGAATTAGATTAGTTAACATTACTAGAGGATAAACAAAAACGACAGCTTTTAGATTATCTACACCTAAAGCGCGAACTAGAACATATAGAGAAATTACATCTAATAAATTAAGTAGGATTGTTAGAGAAAGATTAATTGCAAGTGCGGTTAGAGTAAGGCGTTTTAGCCCAATAGATGCAGCACTAGTGATTTCTTGGAGTTTTTTTAGTGGAATTAATTTTGCACCTAGTTGTAAAAAAATCTAACTTAAAAATTCCAATTAATAAGAAAATATTAGCAATTAGCAATAATGGTAAAGTATTTGTACCAAAAAAAACGGTTATTCCGATTGTGCCAAAAAATAGAACTACTGAAAGATCTAAAAAGCGATCAATTAAAACTAGTCCGCTAGCCTCGGCACGTTGTCCGTTTTTAAGAAACGCTACACGGCTTAAATCTCCTACTCTAGCCGGGGTTACTAGCGCAAAAGACATTCCACCTAAAAGTGAGGCAAATGTTTGTTGATAGTTAGCTTCTCCTAAACCTTTTTTTACTAGCAAATGCCAATTAAACCAACGAATTAGCAACATTAACATACTTAAAAAAGCTGCTAGTAACATCCACTCTAGTTTTACCTTTGCAAAAGCAGCAACTAGAGTTTGAATGTTAATTTGAGTAAATAATAATGCTAGTATTGCTAAAGTTAAGAGTAGTTTAATTGCGCGTTTAGCTGTCACGTTTAGTTAGAACCTCTTAAGCGCGTTCTTCTATATCAACAACAGGTAGTCTTTTACCGCGAATAACTTTATCAACTGTATAAATTGTTTGATTTTGTGACTCAAAGTAAGTTCTAGCCAGTAGTTCAGCAATCAAACCTGTAGAAACTAGTTGAACACCTGTTAAAAACAGCATCATAGCCAAAATCATTAATGGGCCGTGTTCAATAAAAAGGTCTGTTGCAAAAAAGATTTTCTTAAAAAGTAGAAAAAAGCTTAAAAATCCTCCTCCAACCATACCTATTAAGCCTATTGGCCCAAAGAAATGTAGCGGACGAGTAACATATTTAAGTAAGAAACGAACCGTAAGCAAATCAAACATTACTCTAAATGTCCGAGAAATGCCATAATGAGATTTTCCATTTTCCCGGTCAATATTTTTAATAGGGACTTCAACAATTCGCGCTCCATTCCAAGACGCTAGAGCAGGAATAAAGCGATGCAATTCACCATAAAGTTTTACTCGTTTGATTGTTTCTTTGCGGTAAACCTTAAATGTAGTGCCAAAGTCATGCAACTTTACACCAGAGAGTTTTTCCATCATTAAATTAGCAATACGTGATGGAATACGGCGAAGAATTAAATTATCTATTCGCTTTTTTCTCCAACCAGACACAAGATCATAGCCTTCATGTAGTTTTTCTACTAAATCAGGAATATCAGCCGGGTCATGCTGTAAATCGCCATCCATAGAGATAATTATTTCACCTTCAGCATAATGAAAACCTGCTGCTAAGGCAGGAGTTTGACCGTAATTGCGCTTTAATTTAATTACTGAAACTCGCTTATCACAAGATGCCAAGTCTTTAAGCAATCTATAAGTAGCGTCCCGACTATCATCATCTATAAAAACCATTTCAAATGGTTCATAACGTCCTTCCATCACTTCTACAATACGTTTATAAAGTTCAGGAATACTGTCTTCTTCATTATGAAATGGGACTACTACAGAATAAGTAATTAAGTTATCATCCTGTTTG from Blastocatellia bacterium includes these protein-coding regions:
- a CDS encoding flippase-like domain-containing protein, translated to MTAKRAIKLLLTLAILALLFTQINIQTLVAAFAKVKLEWMLLAAFLSMLMLLIRWFNWHLLVKKGLGEANYQQTFASLLGGMSFALVTPARVGDLSRVAFLKNGQRAEASGLVLIDRFLDLSVVLFFGTIGITVFFGTNTLPLLLIANIFLLIGIFKLDFFTTRCKINSTKKTPRNH
- a CDS encoding Uma2 family endonuclease → MSAKLKPFYTLEEYFQLVKTSEEKYEYWNGQIFLMFGGSQNHTLIADNLLTSLKIQLQNHPCRAMSGEVAIKVPLAPPFRYADLLVACGNLEFETIGGIATLVNPLLIAEVLSPTSQFYDKGAKFTLYQSIESFREYLLVEQSNASIIHYVKSEDNTWQSSQINGLESSIYLSSIDFTLALREIYQDIIFN
- a CDS encoding flippase-like domain-containing protein; this encodes MFLQLGAKLIPLKKLQEITSAASIGLKRLTLTALAINLSLTILLNLLDVISLYVLVRALGVDNLKAVVFVYPLVMLTNLIPITISGLRVRESTSVALFALFTIAKEVAFNATFLAYIINSLVPALVGLYFFRELNRENKEVTINS
- a CDS encoding protein kinase, translating into MTPERWQKVKGILDKILHNEPAEIEKILLQTCGDDSVLKAEVLEILALNSQADSFLSSPLVDLFEQSNNPSEIETLNQLNLEQDLLLMKSLIGKTLDGKYLIEKQLGQGGMGAVYKATHLGTNRPVAVKVIMPQFMANLEFIERFRVEAKATGKLQHPNIVNITDFGFTQLDLDNMAYLVMEFLDGYNLGDFLKSRGKLPLYLVVDIVEQICLALNEAHKQGIIHRDLKPDNIWLQPNGRDGYNVKILDFGLARLRDNTLNPSPVSKLIGKSTNLPTNPLNTQVETIAQLPNQQITKFFVDEEAYTKVLVNRSSNNEVKTLKINKVVTVGDIDPKTVPEWLTRVGIIIGTPLYMSPEQCAGTELDARSDIYSLGIIIYQMLAGETPFSGNTYQLIEKHKKEQPVNLREKRKELPKDVTELVMSTLSKKPEDRPKSSLLIAKVLRLCAKGVDLALLESKEFFYTHYFKFIVPLSIVSLPFLIPYLFFYVIFLVNLHQLADKTLSVSLAESVFDFLSQPYTLTVVFLLWGQIIFGTCLIMIEQLHSNPNSSIKLKFIVKTLLGHFPEIVVAQILSVAMFVLKFIPSNVLTTFKFNLSWKKPWRGHSFKVASILFEEKTRYSALESSQSVVKLLFSFVRSLRSRQIGFWLQAFLVGGIYFVVVLPATANITMGAKGEFSPGVLEMVSIGFAVLMSLLITFYLFLNYIVIAITLSNLYLEIKLEPNKILENISKDRQSRNRFSRSLFTQHFFAIWSNIKEFKLLIGLMIAMWLISINDSFFYESHFIPDVISIWHGISYVQPNYVPDTNRLVVEAVYMGKVETVRWLLEQPKYVDVRTKSSTGKNLLFIAAQSGNLEMVRLLAKTRKGLLLDLPNDQGDSLLIYLVKQPLSNNRKQVIEELISLGANTDLKNREAKTALDVAQETNQNEIIEILKNAKKK
- a CDS encoding glycosyltransferase family 2 protein; the protein is MSQSASKSIFSTSKQDDNLITYSVVVPFHNEEDSIPELYKRIVEVMEGRYEPFEMVFIDDDSRDATYRLLKDLASCDKRVSVIKLKRNYGQTPALAAGFHYAEGEIIISMDGDLQHDPADIPDLVEKLHEGYDLVSGWRKKRIDNLILRRIPSRIANLMMEKLSGVKLHDFGTTFKVYRKETIKRVKLYGELHRFIPALASWNGARIVEVPIKNIDRENGKSHYGISRTFRVMFDLLTVRFLLKYVTRPLHFFGPIGLIGMVGGGFLSFFLLFKKIFFATDLFIEHGPLMILAMMLFLTGVQLVSTGLIAELLARTYFESQNQTIYTVDKVIRGKRLPVVDIEERA
- a CDS encoding Hsp20/alpha crystallin family protein, which codes for MTKPVAAKSLANLEKQLNSLFNPAAFSVSAEDLGFAGHGPAIDICEDDNNLYLIADLPGFRSENVQIRYENRTLTVSGEKVHEELPNVRYHRTESFSGRFQRSFSLPLDIDIEKIGAELKNGLLTITLPKQEVHKPRQITVKVN
- a CDS encoding Hsp20/alpha crystallin family protein, whose product is MKNNKSFTNPYRAMSDLGQLQKFYQEFFGIPTRTNNSTTEEWSPVVDIYETKDELVLESQLPGMSEADFKLSAENNILTLTGERKFVDQPKYKLHRQERPQGTFERSFTVPSTFDLGKVSASYKEGILKVSVPKRVEAKPRQIEVKIV
- the clpB gene encoding ATP-dependent chaperone ClpB, whose product is MDINKMTQKAQAAILAARTIATKNANPEVDVEHLLLALLEQENGLAPAILEKAGIASDIVRNHLAKEVDKLPKVSGGSVSLEQMYITQRLNKVFVVAEDEAKRLKDEYISVEHFLLAIVKEGKRHPAGKLLHEMGLSEDRLMKTLQEVRGKQRVTSQNPEETYQSLEKYGRDLTKLARQGKIDPVIGRDDEIRRVIQVLSRRTKNNPVLIGEPGVGKTAIVEGLATRIIRGDVPEGLKDKLIVALDMGALIAGAKYRGEFEERLKAVLTEVSESQGKIILFIDELHTIVGAGKTEGAMDAGNLLKPMLARGELHCIGATTLDEYRKYVEKDAALERRFQPVLVNEPTVEDTISILRGLKERYEVHHGTRIKDSALVSAAVLSQRYISDRFLPDKAIDLVDEAAARLRTEIDSMPQELDEILRRGMQLEIEKEGLKRETDNPSKDRLQKLEKELADLRAQSDSLKAQWQVEKQAVLRLRKLREEIEQTKMDIERAERDYDLNRAAELRYGKLATLENKLKTEEEHLFKKQGVNRMIKEEVDEEDIAAIVSRWTHIPVSKLLQGEIDKLLNLDECLHHRVVGQDEAVQAVSDAIVRARSGLKDPNRPIGSFIFLGPTGVGKTELARALAEFLFDDEQAMVRLDMSEYMEKHSVSRLIGAPPGYVGYDEGGQLTESVRRKPYSVILFDEIEKAHPDVFNVLLQILDDGRLTDGQGRMVDFKHTVIIMTSNIGSQLILDYSSKGNDEAAYEKMKRGVLSAMRGAFKPEFLNRVDEIVVFHALGVEHLKQIVDIQIARLQKRLDERNIKLAMTDEAKEFLVKSGYEASYGARPLKRAIQREIETPLGRDLLRGKVKDNQTVVVSVANEALSFMGISEEAFLSGKRGVATA
- the hisH gene encoding imidazole glycerol phosphate synthase subunit HisH, whose translation is MITIIDYGAGNLRSVEKAFAAVGVETEIASNKDLLMQAKALVLPGVGAFGEAMDCLRAKEFDQIILSAAKMGKPILGVCLGYQLLFEESEEFGLHKGLGLLPGRVVRFPKNDLHVPHVGWNQVHKHQDHPILFNIANNSFFYFVHSFYVEPSVNSDVIGLTDYGVNFCAIAGRGNVVGVQFHPEKSQQAGLTLLKNFYSQLK